A stretch of Solenopsis invicta isolate M01_SB chromosome 9, UNIL_Sinv_3.0, whole genome shotgun sequence DNA encodes these proteins:
- the LOC105196420 gene encoding uncharacterized protein LOC105196420 isoform X4 gives MKGMYVIATAFLASLAVNAVNSDQSVQPQGVIWPIPTVCPFPERFPHNTTTNLPHEWDCTRFYKCFLGKGVEQLCPLMIPGDPVSRLHYNRLEQVCDWPWRAGCSSCPENPRGSVLLPGPDNCRDYYECINGYPTLRHCPANTCFSRTCQACVTNRNGGNCDQPQLTYPYCASGDKKEHECDCAKFYMCDGYDWFQFQCPGGLHYSREQKRCLPPNEAGCAKGESN, from the exons ATGAAGG GAATGTACGTAATTGCAACCGCCTTTTTGGCATCTTTGGCCGTGAACGCTGTGAACTCTGACCAATCTGTACAACCTCAAGGCGTGATTTGGCCCATTCCTACAGTATGCCCATTCCCGGAACGCTTTCCGCATAACACCACAACCAACCTACCGCATGAATGGGACTGCACGAGATTTTATAAGTGTTTTTTGGGTAAAGGAGTCGAGCAACTATGTCCCCTGATGATCCCAGGAGACCCAGTGTCGAGGCTGCACTACAATAGACTTGAGCAAGTCTGCGATTGGCCATGGCGAGCAGGTTGCAGCAGTTGCCCTGAAAACCCTAGAGGAAGCGTTCTATTACCTGGACCCGATAATTGCCGCGACTACTATGAGTGTATAAACGGTTATCCGACTCTACGTCATTGTCCAGCTAATACGTGCTTCAGTCGCAC ATGTCAGGCATGCGTTACAAACAGGAATGGTGGAAATTGCGATCAACCTCAACTGACCTATCCATACTGCGCCAGTGGCGATAAAAAAGAACACGAATGTGATTGCGCAAAGTTTTATATGTGCGATGGTTATGATTGGTTCCAATTCCAATGTCCAGGTGGTCTACATTATAGCCGCGAACAAAAAAGATGCCTGCCACCAAACGAAGCTGGTTGCGCAAAAGgcgaaagcaattaa
- the LOC105196420 gene encoding peritrophin-1 isoform X2, with amino-acid sequence MKGTYVIATAFLASLAVNAVNSDQSAKPQGEIYPVPTTCPFPEPFPHNTTTNIAHEWDCTRFYKCFLGKGIEQLCPLMIPGDQVTRLHFNRVEQVCDWPWRAGCSSLKCSERMSHENNPVKTSGPDNCGDYYECVNGESILRHCPANTCFSRTCQACVTNRNGGNCDQPQLTYPYCASGDKKEHECDCAKFYMCDGYDWFQFQCPGGLHYSREQKRCLPPNEAGCAKGESN; translated from the exons ATGAAGG GGACGTACGTAATTGCCACCGCCTTCTTGGCATCTTTGGCCGTGAACGCTGTGAACTCTGATCAATCTGCAAAACCTCAAGGCGAGATTTATCCCGTTCCTACAACATGCCCATTCCCGGAACCCTTTCCGCATAATACCACAACCAACATCGCGCATGAATGGGACTGCACAAGATTTTATAAGTGTTTCTTGGGTAAAGGAATCGAGCAGCTATGTCCCCTGATGATCCCAGGAGACCAAGTGACGAGGCTGCATTTCAATAGAGTTGAGCAAGTCTGCGATTGGCCATGGCGAGCAGGTTGCTCTTCCCTCAAATGCTCAGAAAGAATGTCACACGAAAATAATCCGGTTAAAACAAGTGGACCAGATAATTGCGGCGACTACTATGAGTGTGTAAACGGTGAATCGATTCTGCGTCATTGTCCAGCTAATACGTGCTTCAGTCGCACATGTCAGGCATGCGTTACAAACAGGAATGGTGGAAATTGCGATCAACCTCAACTGACCTATCCATACTGCGCCAGTGGCGATAAAAAAGAACACGAATGTGATTGCGCAAAGTTTTATATGTGCGATGGTTATGATTGGTTCCAATTCCAATGTCCAGGTGGTCTACATTATAGCCGCGAACAAAAAAGATGCCTGCCACCAAACGAAGCTGGTTGCGCAAAAGgcgaaagcaattaa
- the LOC105196420 gene encoding uncharacterized protein LOC105196420 isoform X3, producing the protein MKGMYVIATAFLASLAVNAVNSDQSVQPQGVIWPIPTVCPFPERFPHNTTTNLPHEWDCTRFYKCFLGKGVEQLCPLMIPGDPVSRLHYNRLEQVCDWPWRAGCSSCPENPRGSVLLPGPDNCRDYYECINGYPTLRHCPANTCFSRTCQACVTNRNGGNCGNSLPPQTCSNPSGNNGDKRSHDCDCAKYYMCDGYNWLQFQCSGGLHFSPTRQMCLQPNEAGCPLHWQ; encoded by the exons ATGAAGG GAATGTACGTAATTGCAACCGCCTTTTTGGCATCTTTGGCCGTGAACGCTGTGAACTCTGACCAATCTGTACAACCTCAAGGCGTGATTTGGCCCATTCCTACAGTATGCCCATTCCCGGAACGCTTTCCGCATAACACCACAACCAACCTACCGCATGAATGGGACTGCACGAGATTTTATAAGTGTTTTTTGGGTAAAGGAGTCGAGCAACTATGTCCCCTGATGATCCCAGGAGACCCAGTGTCGAGGCTGCACTACAATAGACTTGAGCAAGTCTGCGATTGGCCATGGCGAGCAGGTTGCAGCAGTTGCCCTGAAAACCCTAGAGGAAGCGTTCTATTACCTGGACCCGATAATTGCCGCGACTACTATGAGTGTATAAACGGTTATCCGACTCTACGTCATTGTCCAGCTAATACGTGCTTCAGTCGCACATGTCAAGCATGCGTTACAAACAGAAATGGTGGAAATTGCGGTAATTCACTTCCACCTCAAACCTGTTCAAATCCGTCCGGTAACAATGGCGATAAAAGATCACACGATTGTGACTGCGCAAAGTATTATATGTGCGATGGTTATAATTGGCTCCAATTCCAATGTTCAGGTGGTCTACATTTTAGCCCCACACGTCAAATGTGCCTACAACCAAATGAAGCTGGTTGCCCACTACACTGGCagtaa